The Hymenobacter oligotrophus genome has a window encoding:
- a CDS encoding Mrp/NBP35 family ATP-binding protein yields MSITQEAVLKALSYVEEPDLGKDLVTLNMIEDVQIDGQKVSFTVILTTPACPLKDLIRNACVRAIQTMVDKDAEVTVNMTSRVTTMRQNRDILPGVKNIVAIASGKGGVGKSTVTANLAVALARSGAKVGIVDADISGPSMPVMFGVEDARPHVFQTPDGRNLIEPIERFGVKIMSIGFLAPAESAIVWRGPMASSALKQFITEVDWGELDYLLLDMPPGTSDIHLTMVQTVPVTGAVIVTTPQKVALADAQKGLQMFRQPQINVPVLGVIENMAWFTPAELPENKYYIFGQGGGHELARKHDVPLLGEIPLVQGIRENGDAGIPVVLQSTSAVAPAFEQLAENLAQQVSIRNNIAPRTQVVEVK; encoded by the coding sequence ATGAGCATTACCCAAGAAGCTGTACTGAAAGCCCTGAGCTACGTGGAGGAACCCGACCTAGGGAAAGACCTCGTGACGCTCAATATGATTGAAGACGTGCAGATTGACGGCCAGAAGGTTTCCTTCACCGTGATTCTGACCACGCCCGCCTGCCCGCTCAAAGACCTCATCCGCAACGCCTGCGTGCGCGCCATCCAAACGATGGTTGACAAGGACGCAGAGGTGACGGTGAACATGACCTCGCGCGTGACGACCATGCGCCAGAACCGCGACATCCTGCCCGGCGTGAAGAACATCGTGGCCATTGCCTCGGGCAAAGGCGGCGTGGGCAAAAGCACCGTTACGGCCAACCTGGCCGTGGCCCTGGCCCGCTCGGGTGCCAAAGTAGGCATTGTGGACGCCGATATTTCCGGCCCCTCGATGCCGGTAATGTTCGGCGTGGAGGACGCCCGCCCGCACGTATTCCAGACCCCCGACGGCCGCAACCTCATTGAGCCCATCGAGCGGTTCGGTGTGAAAATCATGAGCATTGGCTTTTTGGCCCCGGCCGAATCGGCCATTGTGTGGCGCGGCCCCATGGCTTCGTCGGCCCTAAAGCAGTTTATCACCGAAGTTGATTGGGGCGAGCTGGACTACCTGCTGCTCGATATGCCGCCCGGCACCTCGGACATTCACCTGACGATGGTGCAAACGGTGCCCGTTACCGGCGCCGTAATTGTAACCACGCCGCAAAAAGTAGCCCTGGCCGACGCACAGAAGGGTTTGCAGATGTTCCGCCAGCCGCAAATCAACGTGCCGGTGCTGGGCGTTATCGAGAACATGGCGTGGTTTACGCCCGCCGAGCTGCCCGAAAACAAGTACTACATCTTCGGGCAAGGCGGCGGCCACGAGCTGGCGCGCAAGCACGATGTGCCGCTGCTGGGCGAAATTCCGCTGGTACAGGGCATTCGCGAAAACGGCGACGCCGGCATTCCGGTGGTGTTGCAAAGCACCTCGGCGGTGGCCCCGGCGTTCGAGCAGCTGGCCGAAAATCTGGCGCAGCAGGTGTCTATCCGCAACAACATCGCGCCGCGCACGCAGGTAGTTGAAGTAAAGTAA
- a CDS encoding NifU family protein encodes MSASATLLEHPLLPRIEQALDSIRPYLEADGGNVRVLEITDDMVLRLELMGACGTCPMSPMTLKAGVSESVKKAVPEIVAVEAVNGITAPQPAGQVGRPVQPNPVPTPN; translated from the coding sequence ATGTCAGCGTCTGCCACTCTCCTCGAACATCCCTTGCTGCCCCGCATCGAGCAAGCCCTCGACAGCATCCGGCCGTACCTCGAAGCCGATGGCGGCAACGTGCGCGTACTCGAGATTACCGACGATATGGTGCTCCGCTTGGAGCTGATGGGTGCCTGCGGTACCTGCCCCATGTCGCCCATGACGCTGAAAGCCGGTGTTAGCGAATCGGTTAAAAAGGCCGTACCGGAAATTGTGGCCGTGGAAGCCGTAAACGGCATTACGGCACCGCAGCCAGCCGGCCAGGTTGGCCGCCCTGTGCAGCCGAACCCGGTGCCTACGCCTAATTAA
- a CDS encoding agmatine deiminase family protein, whose protein sequence is MDKKAIRTLTDYKLYFVSQQPGDFTGHSDGMIRFINENTVVINNYKHKKEKEWFYRAFEIAIHNTGLEYIKIPYKVYDNESIDHANGGYINYLQMENTVIIPTFGIREDDLAVKQLETIFAGQNIQTIESNEIAYDGGILNCITWNIKTDK, encoded by the coding sequence ATTGATAAAAAAGCTATACGAACTCTTACAGATTACAAACTCTACTTTGTTTCCCAACAACCGGGCGACTTCACAGGTCATTCAGACGGTATGATTCGGTTTATAAACGAAAATACGGTTGTCATCAATAACTATAAACATAAAAAAGAGAAAGAATGGTTTTATAGAGCTTTTGAAATTGCTATTCACAACACAGGACTTGAGTACATAAAAATTCCTTATAAAGTATATGACAATGAAAGTATAGACCACGCAAATGGCGGCTACATCAACTATTTGCAAATGGAAAATACGGTAATCATTCCAACCTTTGGCATCAGAGAGGATGACTTAGCCGTAAAACAACTTGAGACGATTTTCGCAGGACAAAACATTCAGACTATCGAAAGCAACGAAATAGCTTATGACGGAGGAATACTGAACTGCATAACTTGGAACATAAAGACAGACAAATAA
- a CDS encoding agmatine deiminase family protein, whose product MLTDCNINFALLPKTKDVWAVDYMPIQTELNKFARFTYNPSYLQTKKLLKTISDVDAICSHICINTIKTDIILDGGNVTHWTNKVIMTDRIFVDNPQYERKQLIKKLYELLQITNSTLFPNNRATSQVIQTV is encoded by the coding sequence GTGCTGACCGATTGCAATATCAATTTTGCGCTGCTTCCTAAAACAAAAGATGTGTGGGCGGTTGACTATATGCCTATTCAGACCGAGTTGAACAAGTTTGCTCGGTTCACTTATAATCCTTCATACTTACAGACAAAGAAACTTCTAAAAACAATTTCAGACGTTGATGCAATTTGTAGTCATATCTGTATTAACACAATAAAAACAGATATCATCCTTGACGGTGGTAACGTAACACATTGGACAAATAAAGTCATTATGACTGACCGTATTTTTGTTGACAATCCACAGTATGAACGCAAGCAATTGATAAAAAAGCTATACGAACTCTTACAGATTACAAACTCTACTTTGTTTCCCAACAACCGGGCGACTTCACAGGTCATTCAGACGGTATGA
- a CDS encoding DUF6882 domain-containing protein, with the protein MNKLKYSVFADQCLHDLQVLQEQFITDYDIDSYENWFYNNVTGLLTFSTGEKEINLRFVLAGTYSTNTNTWKWAWDKESVFSKGKGEIEAIKDFGEQTAFDKLITGYFESSEEEAWQLSAIAVYLLNGIGVYRPVSEHLLCFLVVLDVVDNETAQEIKDKYVECGLHECRRRAFVCQHLNRASKVGFEEAFVTHVNMELDIEDDLQAWCDECEKVREREGEWNDSSMAFANIKLVCEQCYFDMKEVNIRRK; encoded by the coding sequence ATGAATAAATTAAAATACAGCGTGTTTGCTGATCAATGCCTGCACGACTTGCAAGTATTACAAGAACAATTCATAACAGACTATGATATCGATTCTTATGAGAACTGGTTTTATAATAATGTTACAGGCTTATTAACCTTTTCGACGGGAGAGAAAGAAATCAATTTGCGATTCGTGCTAGCGGGTACTTATTCGACAAACACTAATACTTGGAAATGGGCGTGGGACAAAGAATCCGTTTTTTCGAAGGGCAAAGGAGAAATTGAAGCTATAAAAGACTTTGGAGAGCAAACCGCGTTTGATAAGCTTATTACTGGATACTTCGAAAGCTCCGAAGAGGAAGCATGGCAACTAAGTGCAATAGCAGTCTATTTACTTAATGGCATAGGGGTATATAGGCCAGTATCTGAGCATCTGTTATGTTTTTTGGTAGTGCTAGACGTGGTCGATAATGAAACTGCTCAGGAAATTAAAGACAAGTATGTGGAGTGTGGTTTACACGAATGCCGAAGAAGAGCGTTTGTTTGCCAACACCTGAATCGTGCTTCAAAAGTTGGATTTGAGGAGGCTTTTGTAACGCATGTAAACATGGAATTAGACATCGAAGATGATCTTCAAGCATGGTGTGATGAATGCGAAAAGGTAAGGGAGCGAGAAGGTGAGTGGAATGACAGCTCAATGGCTTTTGCTAACATCAAACTCGTATGTGAGCAGTGCTATTTCGATATGAAAGAAGTTAACATAAGACGTAAGTAA
- the fahA gene encoding fumarylacetoacetase, whose translation MANPNDPSLHSWIDIAPNSDFPIQNLPFGVFETEERGTRVGVAIGEYVLDLYAVSQFGLFRGLDLPSEPRVFRRRSLNGFIKLGRPVWRAVRQRISQLLRHDNPELRDNEEAMRSCLVRQRDVRMLRPVKPNNYTDFYSSIEHATNVGTMFRDPANALLPNWKWIPIGYHGRTSSIVVSGTDIRRPLGQRKAPDAQVPTFGPSQQLDFELEVSMVVGQGTALGETVPLEQAEDHIFGLLLFNDWSARDLQSWEYVPLGPFLGKNFGSSLSPWVVTLDALEPFRVTGPEQDPEPLPYLHQVGARNFDIQLEVSLQPQGGEENVICRSNFKYMYWSMAQQLTHHASNGCPLEVGDLYASGTISGQSPDSYGSMLELSWRGTKPLTLSDGSQRKFIQDGDTVIMRGFCERNGLRIGFGEVRGTVLPAVE comes from the coding sequence ATGGCCAACCCGAACGACCCTTCCCTGCACTCCTGGATTGACATTGCGCCCAACAGCGACTTTCCCATCCAGAACCTGCCGTTTGGCGTGTTCGAAACGGAGGAACGCGGAACGCGGGTGGGCGTGGCCATTGGCGAGTACGTGCTCGATTTGTACGCCGTAAGCCAGTTCGGCTTGTTCCGCGGGCTCGATCTACCTTCGGAGCCGCGGGTGTTCCGGCGTCGTTCGCTCAACGGGTTTATCAAGCTGGGCCGGCCGGTGTGGCGGGCGGTGCGGCAGCGCATCAGCCAGCTGCTGCGCCACGACAACCCCGAGCTGCGCGACAACGAGGAGGCCATGCGCAGCTGCTTGGTGCGCCAGCGCGATGTGCGCATGCTGCGCCCCGTGAAGCCCAACAACTACACCGACTTTTACAGCAGCATTGAGCACGCTACCAACGTGGGCACCATGTTCCGCGACCCGGCCAACGCCCTGCTGCCCAACTGGAAGTGGATACCCATTGGCTACCACGGCCGCACGAGCAGCATCGTGGTAAGCGGCACCGATATCCGGCGGCCCCTAGGTCAAAGGAAGGCGCCCGATGCGCAGGTGCCCACCTTCGGCCCCTCGCAGCAGCTCGATTTTGAGCTGGAAGTGTCGATGGTAGTGGGCCAAGGCACTGCGCTGGGCGAAACCGTGCCGTTGGAGCAAGCCGAAGACCACATTTTCGGCCTGCTGCTGTTCAACGACTGGAGCGCCCGCGACCTGCAGAGCTGGGAATACGTGCCCCTAGGTCCGTTTTTGGGCAAGAACTTCGGGAGCAGCCTGTCGCCGTGGGTGGTTACGCTCGATGCCCTGGAGCCCTTCCGGGTAACCGGACCTGAGCAAGACCCCGAGCCCCTGCCCTACCTGCACCAGGTGGGTGCGCGCAACTTCGATATTCAGCTGGAGGTAAGCCTGCAGCCGCAAGGCGGCGAAGAAAACGTGATTTGCCGCTCAAACTTTAAGTACATGTATTGGAGCATGGCGCAGCAGCTTACGCATCACGCCTCCAACGGCTGCCCGCTGGAGGTGGGCGACCTGTACGCCTCGGGCACCATCAGCGGCCAAAGCCCCGACTCGTACGGCTCGATGCTGGAACTCAGCTGGCGCGGCACCAAGCCCCTGACGTTGTCGGACGGCTCGCAGCGCAAGTTTATCCAGGACGGCGACACCGTGATTATGCGCGGTTTCTGCGAGCGAAACGGCCTGCGCATCGGCTTCGGCGAGGTGCGCGGCACTGTGCTGCCAGCTGTAGAGTAG
- a CDS encoding glycerol-3-phosphate dehydrogenase/oxidase — protein sequence MKSVTTAFQRDAQLRLVAGGSHWDVVVIGGGATGLGVALDAVSRGFSVLLLEQADFAQGTSSRSTKLVHGGVRYLAQGNLGLVREALRERGLLLRNAPHVAHSQTFVIPAYGRFARPYYALGLKLYDWLAGRLGLGSSRMLSAAQTRAYLGTNLRTAGLRGGVLYHDGQFDDARLALNLAQTCAAHGAAVLNYAAVRSLLKAANGQVQGVEFEDRETGQRHRALGSVVVNATGVFVDEVLRLDEPRQAPLVRPSQGVHLVLPRRFLPGSAALLIPRTSDGRVLFAVPWHGHVVLGTTDTPLPQASPEPRALPEEVDFILTTAARYLQAAPTRADVLSVFAGLRPLAATSSGAGATKNISRRHYLRVSASGLYTITGGKWTTFRQMGEVVLGRATALGKLPHRPSGSATLPIHGAPPVPHQSEAPGHLGVYGTDLPALQQLLADNPSWADPLDAAFAYLQGEVVWAARHEMARTVEDVLARRLRVLFLDARAAQRMAPRVAALLAQELGRPEAWQREQVASFTELAQGYLLP from the coding sequence ATGAAGTCAGTTACCACCGCCTTTCAACGCGATGCGCAATTGCGGCTCGTGGCCGGCGGATCCCATTGGGACGTGGTGGTGATTGGGGGCGGGGCCACTGGCCTGGGCGTGGCGCTCGATGCCGTGAGCCGCGGCTTTTCGGTGCTTTTGCTCGAGCAAGCCGATTTCGCTCAAGGTACCTCCAGCCGTAGCACCAAGCTGGTGCACGGGGGCGTGCGCTACCTGGCGCAAGGCAACCTAGGGCTGGTGCGCGAAGCCCTGCGCGAACGAGGTTTGTTGCTGCGCAACGCCCCGCACGTGGCGCATAGCCAAACCTTCGTTATTCCGGCCTACGGGCGCTTTGCCCGGCCGTACTACGCTCTCGGCCTGAAACTATACGACTGGCTGGCCGGGCGCCTGGGGCTGGGCAGTTCGCGGATGCTTTCGGCGGCGCAAACCCGGGCTTACCTAGGGACCAACCTGCGCACGGCTGGCTTGCGCGGCGGTGTGCTCTACCACGACGGCCAGTTCGACGATGCCCGCCTGGCCCTAAACCTCGCGCAAACCTGCGCCGCGCACGGCGCCGCCGTGCTCAACTACGCCGCGGTGCGCAGCCTGCTGAAAGCCGCCAACGGGCAAGTGCAAGGCGTTGAGTTCGAAGACCGCGAAACCGGCCAGCGCCACCGCGCGCTGGGCAGCGTGGTCGTCAACGCCACCGGCGTGTTCGTGGATGAGGTGCTGCGCCTCGACGAACCCCGCCAAGCCCCGCTCGTGCGCCCCAGCCAGGGCGTGCACCTCGTGCTGCCGCGGCGGTTTCTGCCGGGCTCGGCGGCGCTGCTCATCCCGCGCACTTCCGATGGCCGGGTGCTCTTTGCCGTGCCCTGGCACGGCCACGTGGTACTGGGCACCACCGATACCCCGCTGCCCCAAGCCAGCCCCGAACCGAGGGCCCTGCCCGAAGAAGTCGACTTTATTTTGACCACCGCCGCCCGCTACCTGCAGGCCGCGCCCACCCGCGCCGATGTGCTGAGCGTGTTTGCCGGGCTGCGGCCCCTCGCAGCAACAAGCTCCGGCGCCGGCGCTACCAAAAACATTTCGCGGCGGCATTACCTGCGCGTTTCGGCGTCGGGGCTGTATACCATTACCGGCGGCAAATGGACGACCTTCCGCCAGATGGGCGAAGTCGTGCTCGGCCGCGCCACTGCTTTAGGCAAGCTGCCCCACCGACCGAGCGGCAGCGCCACGCTGCCCATCCACGGCGCGCCGCCGGTTCCTCATCAGTCCGAAGCCCCCGGGCACCTAGGCGTTTACGGCACCGACTTGCCCGCTTTGCAGCAGCTACTTGCCGACAACCCATCCTGGGCCGACCCGCTGGATGCTGCCTTCGCGTACTTGCAGGGCGAAGTAGTATGGGCCGCCCGCCACGAAATGGCCCGAACCGTGGAGGATGTTCTGGCGCGCCGCTTGCGCGTGCTTTTCCTCGATGCCCGCGCCGCCCAGCGCATGGCACCGAGGGTTGCGGCCTTGCTTGCGCAGGAGCTAGGTCGCCCCGAAGCATGGCAGCGCGAGCAGGTAGCCAGCTTTACGGAATTGGCGCAAGGCTACCTGTTGCCGTAA
- a CDS encoding zinc-dependent alcohol dehydrogenase has product MLAMDYRGPKRVRVTQKPMPEIKHPEDAIVRVTRSCICGSDLHLYNGNVPDTRVGTTFGHEFVGEVVEIGSEVTKLKVGDHVIVPFNISCGKCHFCKQGLYGNCHESNPMATAVGAIYGYSHTAGGFHGGQAEYVRVPYANLNPTVIPPGMDLDDAVLLTDVVPTGYQAAEMAGIQPGNTVVVFGAGPVGIMAAKSAWLFGAGRVIVLDKEDYRLEFVRNYAPCEAYNFEKDMQDPVLFIKKITDWMGADCVIDAVGAEASGDVMQTITGRKLLLQAGSATAIHWAINSVKKGGIVSVVGVYGPTDNLVPIGNVLNKGLTIRGNQTAVKRHLPRLIEHVMNGVIKPKEIITHRIPLEDIADGYRMFSDKLDNCIKPVLMMPTAR; this is encoded by the coding sequence ATGCTAGCTATGGACTACCGGGGCCCCAAAAGGGTCCGCGTTACGCAAAAGCCGATGCCCGAAATCAAGCATCCGGAGGATGCGATTGTGCGCGTAACGCGCTCCTGCATTTGCGGTTCCGATTTGCACCTTTATAACGGCAACGTGCCCGATACGCGCGTGGGCACCACCTTCGGCCACGAGTTTGTTGGCGAAGTGGTGGAAATCGGTTCGGAGGTGACCAAGCTCAAAGTGGGCGACCACGTGATTGTGCCCTTCAACATTTCCTGCGGCAAGTGCCACTTCTGCAAGCAAGGATTGTACGGCAACTGCCACGAATCGAACCCCATGGCCACGGCTGTAGGGGCCATTTACGGCTACTCGCACACGGCGGGCGGCTTTCATGGCGGGCAGGCCGAGTACGTGCGCGTGCCCTACGCCAACCTAAACCCCACCGTCATTCCGCCGGGCATGGACCTCGACGACGCCGTGCTGCTCACCGACGTGGTGCCCACGGGCTACCAGGCCGCCGAAATGGCCGGCATTCAGCCCGGCAACACGGTGGTGGTGTTCGGGGCCGGGCCGGTAGGCATCATGGCCGCCAAATCGGCGTGGCTGTTCGGAGCCGGGCGCGTAATCGTGCTCGACAAGGAGGATTACCGCCTCGAATTCGTGCGGAACTACGCGCCCTGCGAGGCCTACAACTTCGAGAAGGACATGCAGGACCCGGTGCTGTTCATCAAGAAAATTACCGACTGGATGGGCGCCGACTGCGTGATTGACGCCGTGGGAGCTGAGGCCAGCGGCGACGTGATGCAAACCATAACGGGCCGCAAGCTGCTGCTGCAGGCCGGCTCGGCCACGGCCATTCACTGGGCCATCAACTCCGTTAAGAAAGGCGGCATTGTGAGCGTGGTAGGCGTGTACGGCCCCACCGATAACCTGGTGCCCATCGGCAACGTGCTCAACAAGGGCCTCACGATCCGGGGCAACCAAACCGCCGTGAAGCGCCACTTGCCGCGCCTGATCGAGCACGTGATGAACGGCGTAATCAAGCCCAAGGAAATCATCACGCACCGCATTCCGCTTGAAGACATTGCCGATGGCTACCGGATGTTCTCCGACAAGCTCGACAACTGCATCAAGCCTGTACTGATGATGCCGACGGCCCGCTAA
- the acs gene encoding acetate--CoA ligase: MLTTPAARASENGALTAKPSPPAAVASHARIRSLEDYHEAYRKSVEDPDAFWAEVAEPFTWRRKWNKVRGGAFSPEGSSTWFEGAKLNITENCLDRHLAARGNKLAIIWEPNDPKERHLRLTYRELYNEVCKFSNVLHNLGVEKGDRVCLYMPMIPQLAIAVLACARIGAIHSVIFAGFSATAIADRVNDAEAAFVITADGLNRGAKQIPVKRVVDEALEHCPSVRKVLVIEHLGWPVHMHEGRDVWYHEEVKEAGKTCTAEEMDAEDPLFILYTSGSTGKPKGVVHSTAGYMVWADYTFRNVFQVEENDVYWCTADVGWVTGHSYLLYGPLLAGATTLMFEGVPTYPDAGRFWQVCDKHSVTIFYTAPTAIRSLMAAPLDNVLSYSLDSLRVLGSVGEPINEEAWYWYYQHVGKERCPVVDTWWQTETGGIMVSALAGITPSKPAHAGLPLPGVQPVLLTQEGQEIEGNDQEGYLALKAAWPGVIRTTYGDHERARQMYFAPYPGYYFTGDGARRDENGLYRIIGRVDDVINVSGHRFGTAEIENAINQNPHVVESAVVGYPHDVKGQGIYAYVICHQGEGSTEAERNHLEASIIETVVAEIGKIAKPDKIQIVSGLPKTRSGKIMRRILRKVAEGETGNLGDTTTLLDPQVVDEIIAGRK, from the coding sequence ATGCTCACCACCCCCGCCGCGCGCGCCTCCGAAAACGGTGCGCTTACCGCCAAACCCTCGCCGCCCGCTGCCGTGGCGAGCCACGCCCGCATCCGCTCCCTCGAAGACTACCACGAGGCGTACCGCAAAAGTGTGGAAGACCCCGATGCTTTCTGGGCTGAGGTAGCCGAGCCCTTTACCTGGCGCCGCAAGTGGAACAAGGTGCGCGGCGGGGCTTTTTCGCCCGAGGGCAGCTCCACGTGGTTTGAAGGAGCCAAGCTCAACATCACCGAAAACTGCCTCGACCGCCACCTCGCCGCCCGCGGCAACAAGCTGGCCATCATTTGGGAGCCCAACGACCCCAAGGAGCGCCACCTGCGCTTAACCTACCGCGAGCTGTACAACGAGGTGTGCAAGTTCTCGAACGTGCTGCACAACCTAGGGGTGGAGAAGGGCGACCGGGTGTGCCTCTACATGCCCATGATTCCGCAGCTGGCCATTGCCGTGCTGGCCTGCGCCCGCATCGGGGCCATTCACTCGGTCATCTTCGCTGGCTTTTCGGCCACGGCCATTGCCGACCGCGTGAACGACGCCGAGGCGGCCTTCGTGATAACCGCCGACGGCCTCAACCGCGGCGCCAAGCAAATCCCCGTGAAGCGCGTGGTAGACGAAGCCCTGGAGCACTGCCCCTCGGTGCGCAAGGTGCTGGTGATTGAGCACTTGGGCTGGCCCGTGCACATGCACGAAGGCCGCGACGTGTGGTACCACGAGGAAGTAAAAGAAGCCGGTAAAACCTGCACGGCCGAGGAAATGGACGCCGAAGACCCGCTGTTCATCCTGTACACCTCGGGCTCTACGGGCAAGCCCAAGGGCGTGGTGCACAGTACCGCCGGCTACATGGTATGGGCCGATTACACTTTCCGCAACGTGTTTCAGGTAGAGGAAAACGATGTGTACTGGTGCACCGCCGACGTGGGCTGGGTAACGGGCCACTCGTACCTGCTCTACGGCCCGCTGCTGGCCGGCGCCACCACGCTTATGTTCGAGGGCGTGCCCACGTACCCCGATGCGGGCCGCTTCTGGCAAGTTTGTGATAAGCACTCGGTCACCATCTTTTACACGGCGCCCACGGCCATTCGCTCGCTCATGGCCGCCCCGCTCGACAACGTGCTCAGCTACTCCCTCGATTCGTTGCGCGTCCTAGGTTCGGTAGGGGAGCCCATCAACGAGGAGGCCTGGTACTGGTACTACCAGCACGTGGGCAAGGAACGCTGCCCGGTGGTGGATACCTGGTGGCAGACGGAAACCGGCGGCATCATGGTTTCGGCGCTGGCCGGCATTACCCCCAGCAAGCCCGCCCACGCCGGCCTGCCGCTGCCCGGCGTGCAGCCCGTGTTGCTCACGCAAGAAGGGCAGGAAATCGAAGGCAACGACCAGGAAGGTTACCTGGCCCTGAAGGCCGCATGGCCGGGCGTTATCCGGACCACCTACGGCGACCATGAGCGCGCCCGCCAAATGTACTTTGCGCCGTACCCTGGCTACTACTTCACCGGCGACGGGGCCCGCCGCGACGAGAACGGCCTCTACCGAATCATCGGCCGCGTCGACGACGTGATTAACGTTTCGGGTCACCGCTTCGGCACGGCCGAAATCGAAAACGCCATCAACCAAAACCCGCACGTAGTGGAGTCGGCCGTGGTGGGCTACCCGCACGACGTGAAAGGCCAGGGCATTTACGCCTACGTGATTTGCCACCAGGGCGAGGGCAGTACCGAGGCCGAGCGAAACCATTTAGAAGCCAGCATCATCGAAACCGTAGTGGCCGAAATTGGCAAAATCGCCAAGCCCGATAAAATCCAGATTGTATCGGGCTTGCCCAAAACGCGCTCCGGCAAAATCATGCGCCGCATTTTGCGCAAAGTAGCCGAAGGCGAAACCGGCAACCTAGGCGACACCACCACGCTGCTCGACCCGCAGGTGGTGGATGAAATTATTGCAGGGCGGAAGTAA